In the Clostridium gelidum genome, AATCTCCAATTTGATACTTTATTTTCCGATATAGATATAGATTTTATTGATGGCTTAATAAAAAGTGTAGAAGAAGAACTTAATAAAGAATTTAGTGATGAAGCTTATGGAAGTCTTATTACTCATATGACAATGATGATTAAGAGAGTTGAGCTTGGCACAGATATTAGTATTCCGGAAATAAAGCTAGAAAATCTAAAAATAGGTAAAGAATATGAAGTAGCAAAAAAAATTCTACAAAAAATAGAGGTACATTATAATATAAAAGTTCCTGAAGAAGAAATAAATTATATTACACTTCATCTTTTAGGATCAAAGGTTCTTAAAACTAACGAAATATATAATATAAATGAATATAATCCGGATAATCTTTATAATGTTTGTAAAAAAATGACCGAAGAGATTGAAAAAATTTATAGTGTAGATTTCGGTATCAAGAGAGACAAGGTGGTTGAGGGACTTGTTTTACATTTAAGACCAAGTATCTATAGAATTAAATTTAATTTAAAATTAATAAACCCTCTTTATGATGAAATAAGAATAAATTATAATGAATTATTCTTAAATACTAAGTTAGTATCTATTTATCTTGAGGATTTTATAGGAAATAAAATAGATGATCATGAAATAACTTATATTGCACTCCACTTAGGAGCAGCTTTAGAAAATGCAAAGGAAGAGGAAAAGAAAATATTAAAAGTTATTATAGTTTGTGGAACAGGTCTTGGAACGGCCAAGATGGTAGCATCTCAAATTTCAAATAAATTTCAGGTAGAAATAATGGACACTGTTTCTAGTAGAATGGTAAAAGATTTAAAAGATATAGAATATGACTTTATAATAAGCACTGTAGATATTCCTGATATAAGTAATGGTTCATATATAAAAATAAACCCTTTAATGCTTAAAAAGGATTATGAAAAATTATCCCAATATCTGCAGGTAAAATACAAAAAAGAGGAAAACTATGAAGTAGAGATGCAGCTTATAAACAGACTTATAAATATATCTGGTAAGTATTGTATAATAAATGATGCTGAACAACTTAAGTATGAATTCATGTATGAATTAAAAAAGGAAAGACAGCAGCTTACCACAAAGAATTTCGGATATAAGTTAAATGATTTGATAACGGCAGATATGATAAGTTTAAACGTCGAGTGCAGGTATTGGGAAGAAGCCATTAGAAAAGGAATGAAGGTACTTAGAGAGAAAAGTTACGTCGAAAATAGTTATGAGGAAGCAGTAATTAATAATATAAAGGAAATCGGACCATACATGGTAGTAGCGCCAGGAATTGTTCTTTCTCATGCAAAGACTGAAGATGGAGTAAATAAATTATCTATGAGTCTTATGACAATTAAAAATCCTGTTAAATTTGGAAGTGAGTTTAATGATCCTGTAAAGCTAGTAATCACATTAGCTGCTAAAGACAGAGAAGCTCATCTAAGGGCACTGTCACAGCTAATTGCACTTTTACAGAACAGCGAAGATTTGAAAAGTATATTTAAAGCAAAAACAACAGAGGAAGTTATTAATATAATAAATAAATACTCTAATAAATAATTTGAAACAGGTATATTTTTCCCAATTGTTTAGAAAGAGAAAGGAGTTTAAATCTATTTAAAGTAGAGTTAAACTCCTTTATAATTTAGAATGTAATGATTGGGAAGAAATTCTTATTATAATAGATAAACTGAAAAAATTAGGAGGAAATGCTAATGAATATATGTGAATTAAAGAAGACAGCTAAAAATGTAAGAATAAATATAATAGAAGCTGTATCAGCAGCAAAATCAGGTCATCCAGGTGGCTCTTTATCAGTGGCTGATATATTAACTGTATTATATTTTGATAAGATGAATATTAATCCTCAAAATCCAAAATGGGAAGATAGAGATAGATTGGTATTATCAAAGGGTCACGTAGCGCCTGCACTTTATGTAATACTTGCTGAAAGAGGGTATTTTCCAAAAGAAAATTTAATAACACTTAGAAAACTTGGATCAATACTACAAGGTCATCCAGATATGAAATCAACTCCAGGAGTAGATATGTCAACGGGGTCATTAGGTCAAGGTTTATCAGCAGCAAATGGTATGGCATTAGCTGCAAAACTTGATAATAAAGATCACAATATATATGTAATTCTTGGTGATGGGGAAGTTCAAGAAGGTCAGATTTGGGAAGCAGCAATGACTGCGGCGCACTACAAATTAGATAATGTAATAGCAGTGTTAGATTTTAATGGATTACAAATAGATGGTTCAAATGAAGAAGTTATGAACATAAATCCAATTGATGAGAAATTTTCAGCATTTGGCTGGAATGTAATTAAAATTGATGGACATGATTTAGAAGCTATAAGTAATGCAGTAGATGAAGCTAAAAAAGTTCAGGGTAAGCCAACAGTTATAATTGCAAAAACAGTAAAAGGTAAGGGCATATCATTCATGGAAAATCAAGCATCATGGCATGGAACAGCTCCAAATGAAGAACAAACAAAAGCAGCTATCGAAGAATTAGAAAGGGGAGAAGCATAATGAATATAGCAACTAGAGAAGCATATGGACAAACGTTAGTAGAATTAAGTAAAAATGAAAAAGTGGTAGTATTAGATGCAGATTTAGCAAAAGCAACAAAAACAATAGATTTCAAGAATGCATGTCCTGAAAGATTTTTTGATATGGGTATATCAGAACAAGATATGATTGGAACTGCAGCAGGATTTGCAGCAAGTGGTAAAATACCATTTGTAAGTACATTTGCTGTATTTGCAGCAGGGAGAGCTTTCGAACAGATTAGAAACTCAGTATGTTATCCCAAACTAAATGTAAAGATAGCAGCAACTCATGCAGGTATAACTGTTGGAGAAGATGGCGCTACTCACCAAGCAATTGAAGATATATCATTAATGAGAAGTATACCCAATATGGTAGTATTAAATCCGGCTGATGATGTAGAAGCTAAAGCAGCAATATATGCAGCCGCAGAATATTATGGACCAGTATATATAAGACTTGGTAGGTTAGCGACACCAACAATTCATGATGAAAATTATAAGTTTGAAATTGGAAAAGGTGAAGTTTTATCAGAAGGAAAGGATGTTGCTATAATTGCAACTGGATTAATGGTAGCTAAAGCATTAGACGCAGCAGAAAAATTAAAAGCAGAAGGAATTAATGCAACTGTTGTTAACATTTCTACTATAAAGCCACTGGACAGCGAACTAGTTATCAAAGTAGCAAAAGCAACTGGTAAGGTTGTAACCGTAGAAGAACATAGCGTAATAGGTGGATTAGGTTCTGCTATTTGTGAAGTGTTATCACAAGAATTGCCTACAAAAACTAAGTTAATAGGATTAAATGATACATTTGGTCAATCAGGTACCCCAAATGCACTATTAGAGTATTATGGTTTAACAACAGAAAATATTATTGAAACTGTAAAATCATTTTAATAAATGACATAGTAGCCCTTTAAATTAAACTTATTATTGCCCTAATAGAAAATTATTAGGGCATTTTTATATATAGAAAAGTATAATATTGTGAATTTATTGAAACTTTTGTTTTTTAATAATACTAATGCAAAAAGATAGAGAAAATAGATGGAGGTATATTATGTTAGCTAATTATAATAAGTTACAAAACGGTTCAGATATAAGAGGAGTAGCAATTGATGGGGCTGGAAAAGAAGTTAATTTAATTCCTGAAGTTGCAAAATTTATATCTTATGGATTTGTGAAATTATTAGAAAATAAAATAAATACAAAAGGTAAGAATTTAAAAGTAGCTGTTGGAATGGATTCAAGATTATCCGGACCAGATTTAAAAGCTACTGTAATTGAAGGACTAACAGATTTAGGGTGTAGTGTATACGACTGTGGAATGGCGACAACACCAGCAATGTTTATGACTACTGTTTTAGAAAATTATAAATGTGATGGCTCTATTATGATTACAGCAAGCCACCTTCCTTACTATTATAATGGATTAAAGTTCTTTACTAGAGAAGGTGGATGTGAAAAGGAAGATATACAAAGCATTCTTTCAATAGCATCCAAAGAAGAAAGTTATTATGGGATAAATAGTAGTAAGATTTCAAAAGTTGACTTTATTGATGAATATTCAAAAGTATTAGTTAACATAATCAGAAATGGAGTATCATCTAAAGAAAATTATAATCAACCTTTAGTAGGCTTTAAAATTATTGTCGATGCTGGAAATGGAGCTGGAGGATTTTTTGCCTATAAAGTATTAGAAGTATTAGGAGCAGATATTAGTGGCAGCCAATTTACTGAACCAGATGGAAGATTCCCCAATCATATTCCGAATCCAGAAAATGAAGAAGCTATGGAATATATAAGAAATGCAGTGTTAGTCAATAATGCAGATTTAGGAATAATTTTTGATACAGATGTAGATAGAGCTGCTATTGTAGATTCAAATGGAAGGGAAATAAACAAAAATGCACTAATAGCGCTAGTTTCCTCAATTATTCTAGAAGAACATCAAAGTTCTATAATAGTAACGGATTCAATAACTTCAACTGGGTTAGGTGAATTTATTAATAAATTAGGAGGAATTCATCATAGATTCAAGAGAGGATATAGAAATGTTATAAATGAAGCAGTAAGACTAAACAAGGAAGAAAAAGAATCTTACTTAGCTATTGAAACATCAGGCCATGCAGCTCTTAAAGAAAACTATTTCCTAGATGATGGGGCATACTTAATAGCTAAGATACTAATCAAAATAGCTAAGCTTAATGAGGAAGGAAAAAGAATTGAAAGTTTAATAAAAGATTTAAAAATGCCATGGGAGAGCTCAGATTTTAGGCTTGAAATTAAGAATGACAATGTTAAAGATTATGGTGCAAAAATAATAACAGATTTACAAAATTACGTAAAATCAACAGAGGGTTTTAGTATAGTAAATAATAATTATGAAGGTGTTAGAGTAACTTGTGATAAGACTAATGGAGATGGTTGGTTTTTATTAAGATTATCATTACATGAACCTGTTTTAGCATTGAATATAGAATCTGATATCAAAGGTGGAAATCAACTAATTGTAGATAAATTAGTTATTTTTTTAGATAAATATAATGAATTAGATTTAAGTGATATCAAGTGAAAATAATACTTTAATCAGTTGCAGTATCATTTAGGGAGAAAATTATAATATAATAAAAGCTAATTTAGAATCATGAGTGGAATTAAGGAAAAATCCTAAAGTTATTCATGATTCTTTTTGTTTCAAAATTTAAGGACTAGAAGTCTAGCATAATAGGATATGGATTAGGATACAGTGTATCGGATATTAAAAAGTATAGTCCAGGTGCGAAAGTGCTAGATGCAATGGAACTTTCTTTAAATAATATCTGAAAAATACTTGACTTGGAGTGGACTCCAAGTGATAGGGTATACATAGAGCAAAGAAATACAAGTAAAAAAACGGATACAAAAAATGAATAATTTTGAAAATGAATTTTTAGCAAATGGAGGAATAAAATTATGAAAGTATTATTAGTAAATGGAAGTCCACATGAAAAAGGATGTACCTATACAGCACTAAGCGAAGTGGCAGAAACTTTAAATCATGAAGGAATAGATACGGAAATATTTCAAATTGGAACAAAGCCATTGGCTGGATGTATTGCTTGCAAAAGCTGTGTTAATACAGGACATTGTGTATTTGATGACAAAGTAAATGAATTTCTTAAAATAGCAGGAGATTTTGATGGGTATATATTTGGTTCTCCAGTACACTTTGCAGCGGCCAGTGGCGCAAGTACTTCTTTTATGGATCGTTTATTTTATGCAGATTTATGTTCAGGTAAGGAGTCTTTTTATTTGAAACCTGCAGCAGCTGTCATATCAGCCAGAAGAGCTGGAACTACAGCAACTTTTGATCAGTTAAATAAATATTTTACGTTAATGCAGATGCCAATTGTTTCTTCACAATATTGGAATATGGTACACGGTCAAACTCCAGAAGATGTGAAAAATGATATAGAAGGGCTTCAAATTATGCGTACCTTAGGCAGAAATATGGCATTCTTTTTAAAATGCAAAGAAGCTGGAATAAAAGCAGGTATTGCTTTCCCTGAAAGAGAAAAAACTACGTTTACAAATTTCATTAGGTAAAGGAGGTACCTTTTTATGACAATTACAGAAGTAAGTAAGAAATATGATATGACAGCAGATACATTGCGGTATTATGAGCGAATTGGTCTGATTCCACCAGTGAATCGAAATGGGAGTGGAATAAGGGATTATACGGAAGGCGATTGTAAGTGGGTTCATTTTATGAAATGTATGCGTGGTGCAGGACTTTCCATTGAAGTATTAGTAGAGTACGAAACCTTGTTCCAAAAGGGAAATTCTACAATCAAGGCTAGAAAAGAACTTTTAATAGAACAACGTAGTCGGCTTGCTGAAAAAATTAAAGAAATGCAACAAACATAT is a window encoding:
- a CDS encoding BglG family transcription antiterminator codes for the protein MELNKSCTEILKYLKEKDDYIKAQELAEIYKLTDRAIRYKIDKIEEFLVKNGFQYLDKQHLKGIKLIMEPGLNEFLDSFFGEYTPYRYIYSKNERFEFIVMKILQSREPVKLSYFESKLCVSKNTVFKELELIEKWLNERELKIIRKPRVGIIVEGNEENKRKAIREITSETISTEDIVNYVKKGTVKSKINNLQFDTLFSDIDIDFIDGLIKSVEEELNKEFSDEAYGSLITHMTMMIKRVELGTDISIPEIKLENLKIGKEYEVAKKILQKIEVHYNIKVPEEEINYITLHLLGSKVLKTNEIYNINEYNPDNLYNVCKKMTEEIEKIYSVDFGIKRDKVVEGLVLHLRPSIYRIKFNLKLINPLYDEIRINYNELFLNTKLVSIYLEDFIGNKIDDHEITYIALHLGAALENAKEEEKKILKVIIVCGTGLGTAKMVASQISNKFQVEIMDTVSSRMVKDLKDIEYDFIISTVDIPDISNGSYIKINPLMLKKDYEKLSQYLQVKYKKEENYEVEMQLINRLINISGKYCIINDAEQLKYEFMYELKKERQQLTTKNFGYKLNDLITADMISLNVECRYWEEAIRKGMKVLREKSYVENSYEEAVINNIKEIGPYMVVAPGIVLSHAKTEDGVNKLSMSLMTIKNPVKFGSEFNDPVKLVITLAAKDREAHLRALSQLIALLQNSEDLKSIFKAKTTEEVINIINKYSNK
- a CDS encoding transketolase, whose amino-acid sequence is MNICELKKTAKNVRINIIEAVSAAKSGHPGGSLSVADILTVLYFDKMNINPQNPKWEDRDRLVLSKGHVAPALYVILAERGYFPKENLITLRKLGSILQGHPDMKSTPGVDMSTGSLGQGLSAANGMALAAKLDNKDHNIYVILGDGEVQEGQIWEAAMTAAHYKLDNVIAVLDFNGLQIDGSNEEVMNINPIDEKFSAFGWNVIKIDGHDLEAISNAVDEAKKVQGKPTVIIAKTVKGKGISFMENQASWHGTAPNEEQTKAAIEELERGEA
- a CDS encoding transketolase family protein; this encodes MNIATREAYGQTLVELSKNEKVVVLDADLAKATKTIDFKNACPERFFDMGISEQDMIGTAAGFAASGKIPFVSTFAVFAAGRAFEQIRNSVCYPKLNVKIAATHAGITVGEDGATHQAIEDISLMRSIPNMVVLNPADDVEAKAAIYAAAEYYGPVYIRLGRLATPTIHDENYKFEIGKGEVLSEGKDVAIIATGLMVAKALDAAEKLKAEGINATVVNISTIKPLDSELVIKVAKATGKVVTVEEHSVIGGLGSAICEVLSQELPTKTKLIGLNDTFGQSGTPNALLEYYGLTTENIIETVKSF
- a CDS encoding phosphohexomutase domain-containing protein, yielding MLANYNKLQNGSDIRGVAIDGAGKEVNLIPEVAKFISYGFVKLLENKINTKGKNLKVAVGMDSRLSGPDLKATVIEGLTDLGCSVYDCGMATTPAMFMTTVLENYKCDGSIMITASHLPYYYNGLKFFTREGGCEKEDIQSILSIASKEESYYGINSSKISKVDFIDEYSKVLVNIIRNGVSSKENYNQPLVGFKIIVDAGNGAGGFFAYKVLEVLGADISGSQFTEPDGRFPNHIPNPENEEAMEYIRNAVLVNNADLGIIFDTDVDRAAIVDSNGREINKNALIALVSSIILEEHQSSIIVTDSITSTGLGEFINKLGGIHHRFKRGYRNVINEAVRLNKEEKESYLAIETSGHAALKENYFLDDGAYLIAKILIKIAKLNEEGKRIESLIKDLKMPWESSDFRLEIKNDNVKDYGAKIITDLQNYVKSTEGFSIVNNNYEGVRVTCDKTNGDGWFLLRLSLHEPVLALNIESDIKGGNQLIVDKLVIFLDKYNELDLSDIK
- a CDS encoding flavodoxin family protein — protein: MKVLLVNGSPHEKGCTYTALSEVAETLNHEGIDTEIFQIGTKPLAGCIACKSCVNTGHCVFDDKVNEFLKIAGDFDGYIFGSPVHFAAASGASTSFMDRLFYADLCSGKESFYLKPAAAVISARRAGTTATFDQLNKYFTLMQMPIVSSQYWNMVHGQTPEDVKNDIEGLQIMRTLGRNMAFFLKCKEAGIKAGIAFPEREKTTFTNFIR
- a CDS encoding MerR family transcriptional regulator, which codes for MTITEVSKKYDMTADTLRYYERIGLIPPVNRNGSGIRDYTEGDCKWVHFMKCMRGAGLSIEVLVEYETLFQKGNSTIKARKELLIEQRSRLAEKIKEMQQTYERLDKKIDGYEERVFVKEEELKKADD